GAAACTGAACAACAAGGTAGAGTACATACATCAGCTTCCTCAGTGGCAGTATTACCAGAGGTTGAAGATTTTGATATTGAAATTATTCCAGCAGATATTCAAATGGATACTTATAGAAGTGGTGGTAAAGGAGGTCAAAATGTAAATAAAGTTGAAACAGCTGTTAGACTAACCCATATTCCTTCTGGAGTTGTTGTTGCTTGCCAACAAGAAAGATCACAGCTTAGTAATCGTGAAAATGCTATGAAAATGTTGAGAGCTAAACTCTATGAAATAGAGCAACAAAAAAGAGATAGTGAATATGCTGCTCAACGAAAAGGGATGGTTGGAAGTGGTGACAGATCTGATAAAGTAAGGACTTACAATTATCCTCAAAATAGATTAACAGATCATAGACTTGAAGGTGATAGTAAAAATTATTCGTTAAGAGAAGTGCTCGAAGGAGAACTTGACCAAGTTATAACTTCTTTAAAACTTGCAGATAGAGCAGAGAAATTAAAATCGGGAATTATAAAATAAAGCAAATAAAAAAGTCGTTTAGTATTATAACTAAACGACTTTTTTTTAAATAATAAAATTAATTGATTGTCCCACTTCCTTCTGTTGAAGGTCCACGTTTAATTGGATCCCCATCTCCTTGAGGTCCTCCTTTATGAGGTGGTCTGTTATTTTTAATACAATCATCAAGAATTGCTTTTTGAGCATCTGTAAAAATATTCCTCATTGCATCATCCATTAATTTATGAGCTGCATCAATTTGAGACCTCAATGTATCCAATTGTGATTTCAAAGCATCTAACCCAGCTTTATCATTAGCTTTACGTAATTCGCGAGCTTTGGTCATTAATGATTTCATTTCTTCACGCTTAGCTAATGTAGAACTTTCAAAATTGCTTCTAATAGCTTTCATTTGTTCTTTTTGAGCATCTGTTAAACCTAATAAATCAATACAATTTGTATGTGGCGGTTTTGGTTTTAACGAATCTCCTCCTCTTCTAGGTCCGCCAGGACCGCCTGGTCCAGCTGAATCTCCTTTTCTTCCAGGTCCTCCTGGTTGAGCAAGTGATGTAGTTACACTAATTAATGCTATGAATACAAATGCACTAATTACGTTTAATAGTCTTTTCATAAATAATTGATAACTTAAATTGATGTTAAATTGTTACTTAATTAATATCATTGTTTTACGGAAAAGGTACTTCGAAGTATTTTTTGCAAAACTAATAAAAATGACACCATAGTTTTGCAGTTTATTACAATTCCCGATTTTTGTTATTTGAGATAAATATTTTTATTTGGTTCCAAGAAAATGATTTTAATCTAATTAAACACTTTTAAACAAATTCATAATATCCTCTTTTGTTATAATGACTTGTTATGTTAACTTAAAGTCACAAACAGTAAAAAAATTTAAAAAAATTTTCGTTAACTATAGTTTAAAATGTAAATTTTTTAATATTCGTATAACTTATTTAAAATTCAATTTCTAAAAACAATCCAAATATATTAGAAAGAATTAATTACAAATTACTTTTAATTTGTAATTTACTTACAAATCATTTTCTGTTTATTCAACTCGTTAATTATCACTAAATAATCAATCTATTAATTTATATTGATTTTCACTTAAATAATTTACAACAAATTTATTATGTTATGATTTTACAATGATTATATTCTTTATTAAAATTGAAATTTTGAAAAAATCAAAATGGTTAAACTTAAATAAAATTATCATAGCTAAAATCACACTATATTTTATAATTATATTTTCTTATCAAAGTCTCATTGATTGCAAACTTTTATCAAAGGTTGAACTTAAGAAAACTGATTTTAGGTTTATAATTTCTCTAAAATTTAATGGAGAAGATTTTAGATATAACAAACAGTATTTATTAATGAAAAACTTAGATTCAATTTCAATTACTAAAATTAGATTTTATCTAACTAACATTGAAATTTTGTTTAGTGATAATTCTAAGTATATGGAAAAATTTAGTTATCATTTAATTGATCTTGATGATAATAAAAGTTTGGAATTTGTTTTAAAAAATATCCCTAAAAAAGAAATTTCTAATATTAAATTTTGTCTTGGAGTAGATAGTATAACTAACGTTTCAGGAGCTTTAAATGGAGATTTAGATCCTAGAAAAGGTATGTATTGGTCTTGGAATTCTGGTTATATTAATTTAAAGATGGAAGGTAATTATTATAATATTTTAGGGAATAAAAACTCATTTGAATATCACATTGGCGGTTATATTTCTCCAAATAATTCATTAAGAAATTTATCATTTAATATTGTTAAGAATTTCAAAACTAATTATAAAATAAATTTAGTTTTAGATCTTGGTAACTTTTTTGATTCTTTTGATTATAAAAACAATAGAAGTGTATTAATTCCAGGAGCAGAATCGAACAAAGTTATGGATGGTTTTAAAAACATATTTAAGGTTTCAAATAATGAAAATTAGTTTCAATTATTTGTTTGTCTTTATTATTTTTTTTATGATTATTACTTTGTTAATACCAAAGAATCGTAATTCAATTTTCTTTGTTCCTAAAGGATGGCCAAAACCAAATTATAATTTTTCTAAAAACAATTTTTCCTTGAAAAAATTTGAATTAGGAAGAAAATTATTTTATGATCCAATTTTATCAAAAGATAGTACAATTTCTTGTGCAAGCTGTCATTTGCAATATTCTGGATTTTCTCATACAGACCATAATGTAAGCCATGGAATTGATGGGAAGAAGGGTACAAGGAATGGTTTGGCATTAATAAACTTAGCTTGGAATAAAACTTTTCATTGGGATGGAGGAGTTAATAATTTAGAAATGCAAGCAATAAATCCAATTACTCATCCAAATGAAATGGGTAATTCACTTAACAATCTAATCTCAAAACTAAATTCAAATTTCAATTATAAAAATCTTTTTTTTAAAGCATACAATGATTCTATAATTGATTCTAAAAATTTACTCAAAGCATTAGCTTCATTTACTGTTTCTTTAGTTTCATATAATTCTAAGTATGATAAATATATTAGGCATGAGAAAGGGGGAACATTCTCAATACAAGAGCTAAATGGTTTAAAACTCTTTAGAACATTTTGTTCAAATTGTCATAATGAGCCATTATTTACTAATTTTACTTTTGCAAACAATGGTTTAAAGATTGATCCTAATTTCAATGATTTAGGAAGATACAATATTACTCATATCCAAAATGATTCGTTTAAATTTAAAGTTCCAACATTAAGAAATATTGAATTTACATTCCCATATATGCATGATGGTAGATTTAACAAATTAAGTGAAGTTATTAATCATTATGCAAATATAAATTTAAATGAAATCAAGCAATTAAATTTAGATATTAAAGAACCAATTACAATAACAGAAAATCAGAAAAAAGATTTAGTTGCATTTTTATTTACACTTACTGATTTAGATTTTTTGTACAACAAAACATTTTCATATCCATT
Above is a window of Chlorobiota bacterium DNA encoding:
- a CDS encoding Spy/CpxP family protein refolding chaperone; its protein translation is MKRLLNVISAFVFIALISVTTSLAQPGGPGRKGDSAGPGGPGGPRRGGDSLKPKPPHTNCIDLLGLTDAQKEQMKAIRSNFESSTLAKREEMKSLMTKARELRKANDKAGLDALKSQLDTLRSQIDAAHKLMDDAMRNIFTDAQKAILDDCIKNNRPPHKGGPQGDGDPIKRGPSTEGSGTIN
- a CDS encoding cytochrome-c peroxidase, giving the protein MKISFNYLFVFIIFFMIITLLIPKNRNSIFFVPKGWPKPNYNFSKNNFSLKKFELGRKLFYDPILSKDSTISCASCHLQYSGFSHTDHNVSHGIDGKKGTRNGLALINLAWNKTFHWDGGVNNLEMQAINPITHPNEMGNSLNNLISKLNSNFNYKNLFFKAYNDSIIDSKNLLKALASFTVSLVSYNSKYDKYIRHEKGGTFSIQELNGLKLFRTFCSNCHNEPLFTNFTFANNGLKIDPNFNDLGRYNITHIQNDSFKFKVPTLRNIEFTFPYMHDGRFNKLSEVINHYANINLNEIKQLNLDIKEPITITENQKKDLVAFLFTLTDLDFLYNKTFSYPFK